The following are from one region of the Tachysurus fulvidraco isolate hzauxx_2018 chromosome 15, HZAU_PFXX_2.0, whole genome shotgun sequence genome:
- the tlr1 gene encoding toll-like receptor 1 yields the protein MICVTASRHQLHSKTILKTDSFRTILPLMKAQGLPSCLSLVVLLMSLPPSFLLDMEILILDYSSRNLSAVPTDIPPFTQSLDLSQNRIWTLKKYDFHGTPRLHFLNLSWNILKDIHPDTFISTPLLTTLDLSHNNLEMLSHQQYLVRAQNLQYLDLSSNVLAVIALGGEFTKLTKLQWLGLSASSIENNSFANISGLHLQILFIQAQNLNSYENGSLTGTKTNKIVVQMPNNAYDLPIIVDALTSFREVELRGLHNPEDFFRNPMVRQVHIQTVHLHLSFIFTTWEVITSLTSGALISSIRQFSLSQLTLNSMKGLYFVIQGYSLDSFSIRQASVTVFLFDQQNLYDYIINIPTKNLTFAQSPIVHMTCPRVVSMIQMLDLSDCVLTEKVFKGPEGECKTLINLEILLLKGNNLRHLMPLTSRVQLMSSLRYVDFSQNSLTYKETQGRCTWPSKITHLDLSFNEFDQTVFKCLPNNLVNLNLQSNHISAISVNISGLNFLKVLDLTANRLVDLPDCLGYPKLQKLVLRGNFLHAPSTRTLKTCSHLSVVDISSNPYICTCPLREFTNLIDDKGTLWGSKSSKNRRITMDRWPDGYQCSYPEYWKKTMLKNFRLLEITCNAGLLAVTILVPAIILAVAVGILCQQLDLPWYMSMIWKWTRAKHRAQRSQQRAEDLQGVCFHAFISYSQRNASWVIGQLLPKLEGEDSASKNRLRVCHHERDFIPGRPILDNILRCIEQSRCCVFVLSSHFVQSEWCHYELYFASHELITRGTNNIILILLEPLPAYLIPSNYNQLKAMLARRTYLEWPQDKAKQRMFWANLRAALEADLPESVERPWE from the exons ATGATATGCGTTACTGCTAGTCGTCATCAACTACACAGCAAAACAATCCTCAAAACAGATTCTTTTCGG ACAATACTTCCACTAATGAAGGCTCAAGGGCTTCCCTCCTGCTTGTCATTGGTGGTACTCCTGATGTCTTTGCCACCTTCATTCTTGCTGGACATGGAGATATTAATTCTTGACTACTCTTCCAGAAACCTTTCTGCTGTCCCCACTGATATCCCACCATTTACACAAAGCCTAGATCTCTCTCAGAATCGCATCTGGACCCTGAAGAAATATGACTTTCATGGAACGCCCAGACTCCATTTTCTTAATCTCTCCTGGAACATTCTGAAAGATATACACCCAGACACATTTATTTCCACCCCTCTTCTGACAACACTGGATCTGTCCCACAACAACCTGGAAATGCTATCCCACCAACAATACCTGGTTCGAGCACAAAACCTACAGTACTTGGACTTGTCATCCAACGTACTTGCAGTTATAGCACTGGGGGGTGAGTTTACCAAACTCACAAAACTTCAGTGGCTTGGTTTGAGTGCAAGCAGTATTGAGAACAACAGCTTTGCTAACATATCTGGCCTCCATCTCCAAATCCTTTTCATTCAGGCTCAAAATTTGAATTCGTATGAAAACGGAAGTCTCACGGGtacaaaaaccaacaaaattGTTGTGCAAATGCCCAATAATGCATATGATCTCCCAATAATTGTTGATGCTTTGACATCCTTTAGAGAAGTAGAGCTAAGGGGGTTACACAATCCAGAGGACTTCTTCAGAAATCCCATGGTACGCCAAGTACACATTCAAACGGTTCATTTACATCTATCTTTTATCTTCACTACCTGGGAGGTAATAACATCTCTTACCAGTGGAGCCTTAATATCATCTATTCGTCAGTTTAGTCTGTCTCAACTCACACTAAACAGTATGAAAGGACTTTATTTTGTGATCCAAGGCTACTCGTTAGATTCCTTCAGTATTAGACAGGCATCAGTAACAGTGTTCCTTTTTGATCAGCAGAATCTATATGACTACATCATCAATATACCTACAAAAAACCTAACTTTTGCACAGTCACCAATAGTTCATATGACCTGCCCAAGAGTTGTTAGCATGATACAGATGCTTGATTTATCTGACTGTGTCCTAACTGAAAAAGTCTTCAAAGGTCCCGAAGGGGAATGTAAAACTTTGATCAATCTGGAGATACTGCTGTTGAAGGGCAATAACCTTAGACATTTGATGCCACTGACTTCAAGAGTTCAACTAATGAGCTCTTTAAGATACGTAGACTTTAGCCAGAATTCACTGACTTATAAGGAAACTCAGGGTAGATGTACTTGGCCATCTAAAATCACGCACTTGGATTTATCTTTTAATGAGTTTGACCAGACTGTGTTCAAGTGCTTGCCAAATAATCTAGTCAATCTCAACCTCCAGAGCAACCACATCAGTGCAATTTCAGTAAATATCTCTGGTCTGAACTTTCTCAAAGTTCTAGATCTTACTGCAAATCGTCTAGTGGATCTTCCTGACTGCCTGGGGTATCCAAAATTGCAGAAACTTGTGCTACGTGGGAACTTCCTGCATGCACCATCAACAAGGACTCTCAAGACCTGTTCACACCTAAGTGTAGTGGATATCAGTAGTAATCCCTACATCTGTACCTGTCCTTTGCGAGAATTCACCAACCTTATTGATGACAAAGGTACATTGTGGGGCTCAAAGTCTTCAAAGAATCGAAGGATCACCATGGATCGCTGGCCAGATGGGTATCAATGTAGTTACCCAGAATACTGGAAAAAAACAATGCTTAAAAACTTCAGGCTGCTTGAGATCACCTGCAATGCTGGACTACTCGCAGTAACCATTTTGGTCCCAGCTATAATTTTAGCCGTTGCTGTAGGAATTCTATGCCAACAACTAGATCTTCCTTGGTATATGAGCATGATTTGGAAATGGACCCGTGCAAAGCACCGCGCTCAAAGATCCCAGCAACGAGCAGAAGATCTTCAAGGAGTATGCTTCCATGCTTTCATCTCCTACAGCCAAAGAAATGCCAGCTGGGTTATAGGTCAACTTTTGCCCAAGCTTGAAGGTGAAGACTCTGCGAGCAAAAACAGACTGAGAGTGTGTCACCATGAACGAGACTTCATCCCTGGAAGACCGATCTTAGACAACATCCTCCGTTGCATAGAACAAAGTAGATGCTGTGTCTTCGTGCTGTCCTCTCACTTTGTACAGAGTGAGTGGTGCCACTATGAGCTTTACTTTGCTAGCCACGAGCTAATAACACGAGGTACGAACAATATCATCCTAATTCTTCTAGAGCCATTGCCTGCATATCTTATACCCTCTAATTATAACCAGCTAAAGGCAATGCTGGCCAGACGCACCTACTTAGAGTGGCCCCAGGACAAGGCCAAACAGAGAATGTTTTGGGCAAACCTGCGGGCGGCGCTGGAAGCAGATCTACCCGAATCTGTTGAGAGACCATGGGAATGA
- the klb gene encoding beta-klotho: MTCVLFLSFLLMTTGVWDTAECSSGDGKSLWYGLMNQSEFLSGTFPKGFLWGAGTAAFSTEGSWDQDGKGLSVWDHFTHHTLGRRNISSLTADTASNSYVLWEKDIESLQYLGVKFYSFSISWPRIFPDGDATGQPNLAAVDHYLRLIGRLKALNLDPVVTLFHWDLPQNLQEELGGWTNAKLVQIFADYAAFCFKTFGQDVRYWITIHNPVLIAFLGYGMGIHAPGVSGNPADPFIVAHNLIRAHAAAWHIYDQHFRPHQHGQISITLGSYWVEPFNGQATPVNVELCQRSVEAMIGWFAEPIHGAGDYPLSLRSSHPGLVPNFTSEEKLWVRGTADFFSLAFGPDSVRAGRILARFGQTVALNLRKILGWIQKEYEDPPVVVAESSWFSDASVGVEDTVAIYLMKRFLNQVLQAVVVDHVKVFGYTAWSLVDGFEWNSGYSIRRGLFYIDFNQPEFIRVPKSTAKYYKQIIKDNGFLDVETEKDIDGHFPCNFQFGVADFILQVHLQPFSPQFTDPVLYRWNISGDSALHPVLGVTLRTRGSQCTDFLAIQHHIRLIEATGSSHYRFALDWPRLFPNGDITSADAVAVRYYRCMLTELQKKGIGAVVTLYHPTLRSHTLGLPRLLHAQGGWMNTSTGDAFVDYATYCFQTFGTLVNVWITVNEPNRLIEAYNISAEERDVVVRTILMAHARAWNIYNARFRRHQGAKISFTLHADWVEPANPFVDSHTSAVRHFLFFELGRFLDPILQNIDYTETKRCNDCFRMPRFSEHEKFELRGALDFIALNHFTTRLVYPKLRDPHPSSSVHDYGCSFMTDPTWESSYKGQAVVPWGLRRVLRWVKSRYGNSHPVIITATGIDDQASHNDHLRQKYIKTYMQEALKARVLDGVDVRGFYVWKLQDHHTPDFGFFLSPNHQSRPKASVSVYRQLISQGGFPSISDSVTSSCKPVVSQSECWICKNKPFLFFGLCLMISVSVLASVMVNGMIRRSRRKKRIKTRKRKMGQAMRRVVYRI, encoded by the exons ATGACCTGtgtcctctttctttctttcctcctcatGACAACCGGCGTCTGGGACACAGCAGAGTGTTCATCGGGTGATGGAAAGAGCTTATGGTATGGGTTAATGAACCAAAGCGAGTTTTTATCCGGAACGTTCCCTAAGGGTTTCCTCTGGGGTGCTGGAACTGCAGCATTCTCAACCGAGGGATCATGGGATCAGGATGGGAAAGGACTTTCTGTTTGGGACCATTTCACTCACCACACACTTGGAAGACGGAATATTAGCTCCTTGACAGCCGATACAGCCAGCAACAGTTACGTGCTCTGGGAAAAGGACATTGAATCACTTCAGTACCTTGGAGTCAAATTCTACTCGTTCTCTATATCATGGCCACGTATTTTCCCAGACGGAGATGCCACGGGACAACCGAATCTTGCTGCTGTGGATCATTACCTCCGCCTGATTGGCCGGTTAAAAGCACTCAATTTGGACCCTGTGGTGACCCTGTTTCACTGGGATTTGCCCCAAAACTTGCAGGAGGAATTGGGAGGCTGGACAAATGCAAAATTGGTGCAGATTTTTGCTGACTATgctgcattttgttttaaaacctTCGGCCAAGACGTGAGATACTGGATCACTATACACAACCCAGTCTTGATTGCATTTCTGGGCTATGGAATGGGAATTCATGCACCAGGGGTGTCCGGTAACCCTGCTGACCCTTTCATCGTTGCACATAACCTCATCAGG gcACACGCAGCAGCCTGGCACATTTACGACCAGCACTTCCGTCCCCATCAGCATGGCCAAATCTCAATCACACTCGGCTCCTATTGGGTGGAGCCTTTCAATGGCCAGGCTACACCAGTGAATGTGGAGCTCTGTCAGAGGTCTGTGGAGGCCATGATCGGCTGGTTTGCAGAACCAATACATGGAGCTGGTGATTATCCATTGTCCCTACGTTCATCTCACCCAGGCCTGGTCCCAAATTTTACATCAGAGGAAAAGCTTTGGGTGCGTGGCACAGCTGATTTCTTCTCACTGGCATTTGGGCCTGATTCAGTACGTGCAGGGAGAATTTTGGCCCGATTTGGCCAGACTGTGGCACTGAACCTGAGAAAAATTCTGGGCTGGATCCAGAAGGAGTATGAGGACCCTCCAGTGGTGGTGGCAGAGAGCAGTTGGTTCTCTGATGCCTCTGTCGGAGTGGAAGACACGGTGGCCATTTACCTCATGAAGAGATTTCTTAACCAGGTGCTTCAAG CGGTGGTCGTGGACCATGTGAAGGTCTTTGGCTACACAGCCTGGTCTCTGGTGGATGGGTTTGAGTGGAACAGTGGCTACAGCATAAGAAGAGGGCTTTTCTACATCGACTTCAACCAGCCTGAATTCATCAGGGTCCCGAAATCAACAGCTAAATACTACAAGCAGATCATCAAGGACAATGGCTTTCTTGATgtggagacagagaaagacattGACGGTCATTTTCCCTGCAATTTCCAGTTTGGTGTGGCAGATTTTATCCTGCAG GTCCATCTACAGCCATTTTCACCTCAGTTCACTGATCCTGTTCTATATCGGTGGAACATCAGTGGCGATAGTGCCCTCCATCCTGTCTTAGGAGTAACTCTTCGCACTCGTGGCTCCCAGTGCACCGACTTCCTTGCTATTCAACATCACATCCGCCTCATTGAAGCCACAGGGTCATCACATTACAGATTTGCCCTGGATTGGCCTCGGCTTTTTCCCAACGGTGACATTACATCTGCAGATGCAGTAGCAGTGCGATATTACCGCTGCATGCTAACTGAGCTGCAGAAAAAGGGTATTGGTGCAGTTGTTACACTCTACCACCCCACCCTTAGGTCACACACACTGGGCTTACCAAGGTTGCTGCATGCACaaggtggatggatgaatacaAGTACTGGTGATGCATTTGTTGACTATGCCACGTATTGCTTTCAAACATTTGGGACACTCGTGAATGTCTGGATCACTGTGAATGAACCAAATCGCCTGATAGAAGCGTATAACATAAGTGCAGAAGAAAGAGACGTGGTAGTCCGCACCATTTTGATGGCACATGCTCGTGCTTGGAATATTTACAACGCACGTTTCCGTCGACACCAGGGGGCAAAGATAAGTTTTACACTCCATGCTGATTGGGTGGAACCGGCCAATCCTTTTGTAGACTCTCACACCAGTGCTGTCCGACACTTTTTATTCTTTGAACTTGGACGTTTCCTCGATCCTATCTTACAGAACATAGACTACACTGAAACTAAAAGATGCAATGACTGCTTCCGTATGCCACGCTTTTCAGAGCATGAGAAGTTTGAGCTTAGAGGAGCCCTAGATTTCATTGCTCTCAATCACTTCACAACTCGTCTGGTTTACCCGAAATTGAGAGACCCCCATCCTAGTTCATCTGTCCATGATTATGGCTGCTCTTTTATGACAGATCCAACATGGGAGTCCTCTTATAAGGGCCAAGCTGTAGTGCCCTGGGGGCTCCGCAGAGTCCTGAGGTGGGTAAAGAGTCGCTATGGTAACAGTCACCCTGTTATTATCACAGCCACAGGGATTGATGATCAGGCATCCCATAATGACCACCTAAGGCAGAAATATATAAAGACCTACATGCAGGAAGCATTAAAAG CTCGTGTCCTTGATGGAGTTGATGTGCGTGGTTTTTATGTTTGGAAGCTGCAAGACCATCACACTCCGGATTTTGGATTCTTCCTCTCCCCCAACCATCAGTCCCGTCCCAAAgcctctgtctctgtttaccGCCAGCTCATCTCTCAGGGTGGCTTTCCCTCCATCTCTGACTCGGTGACTTCATCTTGCAAGCCAGTTGTGAGTCAATCAGAATGCTGGATCTGTAAGAACAAACCATTTCTCTTTTTTGGCTTGTGTCTTATGATCAGTGTGTCTGTGCTAGCCAGTGTCATGGTTAATGGCATGATAAGAAGGAgcaggaggaagaaaagaataaagacaagAAAGAGGAAGATGGGCCAGGCCATGAGAAGGGTGGTATATAGAATCTGA
- the ube2ka gene encoding ubiquitin-conjugating enzyme E2Ka (UBC1 homolog, yeast) isoform X1 has translation MANIAVQRIKREFKEVLKSEETSKNQIKVDLVDENFTELKGEIAGPPDTPYEGGRYQLEIKIPETYPFNPPKVRFITKIWHPNISSVTGAICLDILKDQWAAAMTLRTVLLSLQALLAAAEPDDPQDAVVANQYKQNPEMFKQTARLWSHVYAGAPVSSPDYTRKIDKLCAMGFDKNAVIVALSSKSWDVESATELLLSN, from the exons atggCTAACATCGCGGTGCAGAGGATAAAACGGGAATTTAAAGAAGTCCTTAAAAGCGAGGAG ACGAGTAAAAACCAGATCAAAGTCGACCTGGTGGATGAAAACTTCACAGAACTGAAGGGGGAGATCGCAGGACCCCCTGACACACCTTACGAAG GTGGTCGATACCAGCTAGAAATTAAAATTCCAGAAACATATCCCTTCAATCCTCCAAAG GTACGGTTTATTACAAAGATCTGGCATCCCAACATCAGCTCAGTAACTGGTGCCATATGTTTGGATATTTTAAAAGACCAGTG GGCGGCGGCCATGACACTCCGGACAGTGCTGCTGTCCCTACAGGCTTTACTGGCAGCGGCAGAACCAGACGATCCACAGGATGCAGTGGTGGCCAATCAG TATAAGCAGAACCCAGAGATGTTTAAGCAGACGGCTCGGCTCTGGTCACACGTTTACGCAGGTGCACCAGTCTCCAGTCCTGACTACACACGCAAAATAGATAAACTGTGTGCTATGGGCTTTGATAAA aaTGCAGTAATAGTGGCACTGTCATCAAAGTCCTGGGACGTGGAGTCAGCAACGGAGTTGTTGCTAAGCAACTGA
- the ube2ka gene encoding ubiquitin-conjugating enzyme E2Ka (UBC1 homolog, yeast) isoform X2: MTLRTVLLSLQALLAAAEPDDPQDAVVANQYKQNPEMFKQTARLWSHVYAGAPVSSPDYTRKIDKLCAMGFDKNAVIVALSSKSWDVESATELLLSN; encoded by the exons ATGACACTCCGGACAGTGCTGCTGTCCCTACAGGCTTTACTGGCAGCGGCAGAACCAGACGATCCACAGGATGCAGTGGTGGCCAATCAG TATAAGCAGAACCCAGAGATGTTTAAGCAGACGGCTCGGCTCTGGTCACACGTTTACGCAGGTGCACCAGTCTCCAGTCCTGACTACACACGCAAAATAGATAAACTGTGTGCTATGGGCTTTGATAAA aaTGCAGTAATAGTGGCACTGTCATCAAAGTCCTGGGACGTGGAGTCAGCAACGGAGTTGTTGCTAAGCAACTGA
- the LOC113659240 gene encoding neuronal acetylcholine receptor subunit alpha-9-II-like produces MSWIMSFNIASVCFVILSLEVAHAAQGHFAHQLLNDLMENYSSALRPVEDTDKTLNVTLQVTLSQIKDMDERNQVLIAYLWIRQTWYDAFLKWDKEEYDGLEVIRIPSSLVWRPDVVLYNKYCTHNHEHTLADRT; encoded by the exons ATGAGCTGGATCATGAGCTTCAACAttgcgtctgtgtgttttgtgatacTGTCGTTAGAGG TGGCACATGCAGCCCAAGGTCATTTTGCGCATCAACTGCTAAATGACCTTATGGAGAATTATTCAAGTGCCTTGAGGCCCGTGGAAGACACAGACAAAACCCTCAATGTCACACTGCAGGTCACATTGTCTCAGATTAAAGACATG gatgagCGCAACCAAGTACTTATAGCATACTTGTGGATAAGGCAAACATGGTATGATGCCTTCCTGAAATGGGATAAGGAAGAGTATGACGGCCTTGAGGTCATCCGCATCCCCAGCAGCCTGGTGTGGAGACCCGACGTAGTGCTTTACAacaagtactgtacacacaatcatgaacacacactggcAGATCGGACCTAG
- the LOC125138830 gene encoding neuronal acetylcholine receptor subunit alpha-9-II-like, with amino-acid sequence MLHCKRADEDLPSPLDTNVVLRYTGEITWDAPAITKSSCVVDVSYFPFDNQQCNLTFGSWTYNGNQVDITMAMTSGDLSDLVENVEWECDGMPATKNVIMYGCCSDPYPDITYTLLLRRRSSFYVFNLLLPCFLISFLAPLGFFLPADSGEKVSLGVTVLLALTVFQLVVAESMPPSESVPLIGKYYIATMTMITASTSLTIFIMNIHFCGPEAKPVPRWAKVLIIGYMSRIFFVYEVGESCISSLGRNKNADKCHSLNRRQKPPRQNPEPTRNPSGLSCCPDDEKLPSASMTFEACIFCGPHTDGFAGDPKLIKNVEYIANCFREQKSTSLKVAEWKKVAKVMDRFFMWIFFAMVFLMSILIIGKSS; translated from the exons ATGTTACACTGTAAAAGAGCCGATGAAGATTTGCCCAGCCCTTTGGACACGAATGTTGTGTTGCGGTACACTGGTGAGATCACATGGGATGCTCCAGCCATCACCAAAAGCTCATGTGTGGTGGATGTATCCTACTTTCCTTTCGACAATCAGCAGTGTAATCTCACCTTTGGCTCTTGGACCTATAACGGCAATCAG GTGGACATCACCATGGCTATGACTAGTGGTGACCTCTCAGATCTGGTTGAGAATGTGGAATGGGAGTGTGATGGCATGCCTGCCACCAAGAACGTGATCATGTATGGCTGCTGCTCAGACCCATACCCGgacatcacatacacactgctacTACGCAGACGCTCCTCCTTCTACGTCTTCAACCTGCTGCTGCCTTGCTTCCTCATCTCATTCTTGGCACCACTTGGCTTCTTCCTGCCTGCAGACTCAGGTGAGAAGGTCTCTCTGGGCGTCACCGTGCTGTTGGCGCTTACCGTCTTCCAGCTGGTGGTGGCTGAGAGCATGCCACCCTCTGAGAGTGTGCCACTGATAG GGAAATACTACATTGCGACGATGACAATGATCACAGCCTCCACCTCTCTCACCATCTTCATTATGAACATCCACTTCTGTGGTCCTGAAGCCAAACCAGTCCCCCGGTGGGCCAAAGTGTTGATCATTGGCTATATGAGCAGGATCTTCTTTGTTTATGAAGTTGGAGAGAGCTGCATCTCATCGCTAGGACGAAACAAAAATGCAGACAAATGCCATTCACTGAACCGTCGACAAAAACCACCCAGGCAGAACCCAGAACCAACCAGGAACCCTTCTGGTCTCTCTTGCTGTCCTGATGATGAAAAACTACCTTCTGCAAGTATGACCTTTGAGGCCTGCATTTTTTGCGGGCCGCATACTGATGGCTTTGCTGGAGACCCGAAGCTCATCAAGAACGTCGAGTACATTGCGAACTGCTTCCGGGAGCAAAAGTCGACTTCCTTAAAAGTGGCTGAGTGGAAGAAGGTGGCCAAGGTGATGGACAGGTTCTTCATGTGGATCTTCTTTGCCATGGTCTTCCTCATGAGCATACTCATCATTGGCAAGTCATCGTGA